In Ipomoea triloba cultivar NCNSP0323 chromosome 7, ASM357664v1, a single genomic region encodes these proteins:
- the LOC116025165 gene encoding THO complex subunit 4A-like — MAEASLDMSLDDLIKKNKKVGGGNSRGRGRGSGPGPARRLPTRTSNRPAPYATAKLVEAPDSAWSHDMFSADQQMGFPGQVGGGARPSSIETGTKLYISNLEYGVSNEDVKELFSEVGDLKRYAIHYDRSGRSKGTAEVVFSRRQDALAAVKRYNNVQLDGKAMQIEIVGTNIAAPPAPSSYSGGAYGDFNGIPRSGQGRGGGFGRPRGGNRGRGRGFRGGGGRGQGRGRGEKVVVSAEDLDADLEKYHSEAMQEN; from the exons ATGGCTGAGGCTTCTCTGGACATGTCTCTAGACGATCTGATTAAGAAGAATAAGAAGGTCGGCGGAGGCAATTCTCGGGGCAGGGGACGCGGATCTGGACCCGGGCCAGCTCGCCGCCTTCCGACCCGCACATCCAACCGACCTGCACCCTACGCTACCGCTAAG CTGGTTGAGGCACCAGATTCAGCTTGGAGTCATGACATGTTTTCGGCGGATCAGCAGATGGGGTTTCCCGGCCAAGTCGGCGGTGGCGCTCGACCTTCTTCCATAGAGACTGGCACCAAGCTCTATATATCCAACCTAGAGTATGGCGTCTCTAACGAGGATGTCAAG GAACTCTTCTCTGAGGTTGGTGATCTGAAACGCTATGCAATTCATTATGATAGGAGTGGAAGATCAAAg GGAACAGCAGAAGTTGTCTTCTCCCGTCGACAAGATGCTTTAGCAGCTGTGAAAAGGTATAACAATGTTCAACTCGATGGCAAGGCAATGCAGATAGAGATTGTAGGCACAAACATTGCAGCCCCTCCTGCTCCATCTTCCTACAGTGGTGGTGCCTATGGAGATTTCAATGGAATTCCTAGAAG TGGGCAAGGGCGAGGTGGAGGATTCGGAAGGCCACGTGGTGGCAACAGGGGAAGAGGTCGTGGTTtccgaggaggaggaggtcgAGGACAAGGTAGAGGGCGTGGAGAGAAAGTAGTAGTATCAGCAGAAGATCTTGATGCTGACTTGGAGAAGTACCACTCGGAAGCAATGCAAGAAAATTGA
- the LOC116025164 gene encoding uncharacterized protein LOC116025164 — translation MPPVSTPRNSAYLTALTQEIEKKLQRALTSPSQRRDLLQQLFADIALEVDDRAKEIIFGSEDVISAAEERIEGPISFFDVLADHFILVPHNGKAILDLIVQLWSQSFCSNIFTLLFHKWLFEVELDNSEVLLRYSSALVQGATNVFWIDIQTNTRRFQSLFQYLLEEVSLVPDRLKKIPLQVQRSLFLLLSRFLFFYDSVEKLETFLKQFPDYPNSFLIGGPADIFVTELADQLQKLKVEPVLLYYLSQTKVLSGLELRMATSTRLKTCLYSFTSPGAPMYPTRAVRHAAWNALNLLFPVGRYPRHLISLFFRLLYPWYWPASCWNFIKSCIMAVLYSILRLIFSGWEKLRKQKEQ, via the exons ATGCCTCCGGTTTCAACGCCTCGAAACTCAGCTTACCTCACTGCTCTCACCCAGGAGATCGAGAAAAAGCTTCAACGC GCATTGACCTCGCCGTCTCAGAGGCGCGATTTGTTGCAGCAGCTATTCGCGGACATAGCTTTGGAAGTTGATGATCGAGCAAAAG AAATAATTTTTGGCAGTGAAGATGTAATATCTGCCGCAGAGGAAAGGATAGAAGGCCCAATAAGTTTTTTTGATGTGCTTGCTGACCATTTCATCCTAGTACCCCACAATGGGAAAGCAATCCTTGATTTGATTGTTCAACTATGGAGCCAATCCTTTTGTTCTAATATCTTTACCTTGTTGTTTCACAAGTGG TTGTTTGAGGTTGAACTTGACAATTCTGAAGTCCTTCTCCGGTACTCTTCAGCTCTTGTTCAAGGTGCTACTAATGTATTCTG GATTGATATCCAAACCAACACAAGACGCTTTCAGAGTCTCTTTCAG TATCTTCTTGAGGAAGTTTCTCTTGTTCCTGATCGGTTAAAGAAGATACCCTTGCAG GTGCAGCGGAGTTTGTTTCTCCTTCTCTCAAGGTTCCTATTTTTCTATGACTCAG TTGAAAAGCTAGAAACCTTCTTGAAGCAATTTCCTGATTATCCGAATTCTTTCTTGATTGGTGGTCCAGCTGATATTTTTGTTACTGAATTAGCTGATCAG CTTCAGAAATTAAAGGTCGAGCCAGTGCTATTGTATTACCTCTCTCAGACAAAAGTTCTCAGTG GATTAGAATTGAGAATGGCGACAAGTACAAGGCTGAAAACTTGCCTATACAGCTTCACGAGCCCTGGAGCTCCCATGTATCCAACACGAGCTGTTCGTCATGCTGCATGGAATGCACTTAATCTACTTTTTCCT GTTGGGAGATATCCTCGGCACCTTATAAGCCTCTTCTTTCGCCTGCTATACCCGTGGTACTGGCCTGCTTCGTGTTGGAACTTCATAAAGTCGTGCATAATGGCGGTATTATATTCAATACTGAGATTGATTTTCTCTGGTTGGGAAAAATTAAGAAAGCAAAAAGAACAGTAA